One genomic segment of Oncorhynchus kisutch isolate 150728-3 linkage group LG15, Okis_V2, whole genome shotgun sequence includes these proteins:
- the LOC109905798 gene encoding CMP-N-acetylneuraminate-beta-galactosamide-alpha-2,3-sialyltransferase 4 isoform X2: MKMSLKTAKTWCFRLIAIVLFFVSYYCSHVFLQSYGGTSKSPPTPSKSLCGGWLKQKWESLNFNISRQTQLFFKLDDFFWRHNQSTLALPYGIKGSELLLLKVLAIIANYKMPASIDSLDCRTCAVIGNGFAIKNSSLGGIINEYDVVIRLNDAPVRGYEDDVGNKTTMRLFYPESASYNPSMHNDPDTLMVLVPFKQQDLRWLKEILYDEKRVRKGFWKPPPQIWLGSTSRIRVLDPHFLHGTASSLLQIPLHPKRKQKPVHPTTGILAVFVALNYCDVVHIAGFGYPASKNQKYPIHYYGYDTMKSMKALLSFYFRIPTTTLPMKQKP; this comes from the exons ATGAAGATGTCCCTAAAGACTGCTAAAA CATGGTGCTTTAGACTGATCGCTATTGTTCTGTTCTTCGTCTCCTACTACTGCTCCCATGTCTTCCTCCAGAG CTATGGAGGCACCAGCAAGTCTCCTCCAACTCCGAGCAAGTCACTGTGTGGTGGCTGGCTAAAGCAGAAGTGGGAGAGCCTCAATTTTAA CATTAGCAGACAAACACAGCTCTTCTTCAAACTGGATGATTTCTTCTGGCGACATAATCAGTCCACTCTTGCATTACCCTACGGTATTAAAGGCAGTG aGTTGCTGCTGCTGAAGGTTTTAGCCATTATTGCCAATTACAAAATGCCGGCCAGCATTGATAG TCTAGACTGCAGAACGTGTGCAGTCATAGGAAATGGGTTTGCCATTAAAAACAGCTCCTTGGGCGGCATCATCAACGAGTACGACGTGGTGATCCG GCTAAATGACGCCCCCGTCAGAGGTTATGAGGACGACGTGGGGAACAAGACCACTATGCGTCTCTTCTACCCTGAGTCGGCCTCCTACAACCCCAGCATGCACAATGACCCCGACACCCTCATGGTCCTAGTGCCTTTCAAACAGCAGGACCTCCGCTGGCTCAAGGAGATCCTGTACGACGAGAAGAGG gtgaGGAAGGGTTTCTGGAAGCCCCCTCCACAGATCTGGCTAGGCAGTACCAGTCGCATCCGGGTGCTGGACCCTCACTTCCTGCATGGGACGGCCAGCAGTCTGCTACAAATCCCCCTTCACCCAAAGAGAAAACAG AAACCAGTACACCCCACCACAGGGATCCTAGCCGTGTTTGTGGCACTCAACTACTGTGACGTGGTGCACATAGCTGGGTTTGGATATCCAGCATCCAAAAACCAGAAGTATCCTATACACTACTATGGATATGACACTATGAAATCCATGAAG GCTTTGCTTTCGTTCTATTTCAGGATTCCTACCACGACCTTACCCATGAAGCAGAAGCCTTAA
- the tirap gene encoding toll/interleukin-1 receptor domain-containing adapter protein — protein sequence MYGWFRRLLVKKESPQSSSSPHVQVRTPSPSVDGASSLVTTSTPNPPPPFLSSMIRWSQTYDLCVCHSPVDIEEAIRLATYLEKPACGLRCFLRQRDASVGGAIPTELCQAVQSSHCWALLITPNFLLDDWCQYMMHQALSEGPMSNRIIPLVLNLSYSQYPKELRFYYYKDLSKNPERGYTQVYKTVLKYLEDMDEKDAAKVDCNMHSTSNRLEEASCFPRTKLSSNYQNSEPLLSLQEIERTEAADS from the exons ATGTACG GTTGGTTCCGTCGACTCTTAGTGAAAAAAGAGTCTCCACAGAGCAGCTCCTCTCCACATGTACAGGTCAGGACTCCATCCCCTTCTGTCGATGGTGCCTCATCATTGGTTACCACCTCCACTCCTAACCCACCACCACCTTTTCTGAGCTCTATGATTCGTTGGAGCCAGACCTACGACTTGTGTGTGTGCCATAGCCCTGTGGACATCGAAGAAGCCATCCGTCTGGCCACTTACCTGGAGAAACCGGCATGTGGCCTGCGCTGTTTCCTGCGGCAACGTGACGCCAGCGTGGGGGGTGCCATCCCCACCGAGCTATGCCAGGCTGTGCAGAGCAGCCATTGCTGGGCCCTTCTGATCACCCCCAACTTCCTGCTGGATGACTGGTGCCAGTACATGATGCACCAGGCACTGTCTGAGGGGCCCATGTCCAACCGGATCATTCCCCTGGTCCTCAACCTGTCTTACTCTCAGTACCCAAAGGAGCTACGCTTTTACTACTACAAAGACCTGAGCAAGAACCCAGAGCGAGGCTACACACAGGTGTACAAGACAGTGCTGAAGT ACTTGGAGGACATGGATGAAAAAGATGCTGCTAAAGTTGATTGCAACATGCACAGTACTAGCAATAGATTGGAAGAGGCATCCTGTTTTCCAAGGACAAAACTGTCATCAAACTATCAGAATTCTGAGCCTCTGCTTTCACTTCAGGAGATTGAGAGGACAGAGGCTGCAGATTCATAG
- the LOC109905798 gene encoding CMP-N-acetylneuraminate-beta-galactosamide-alpha-2,3-sialyltransferase 4 isoform X1, which yields MKMSLKTAKTWCFRLIAIVLFFVSYYCSHVFLQSYGGTSKSPPTPSKSLCGGWLKQKWESLNFNISRQTQLFFKLDDFFWRHNQSTLALPYGIKGSELLLLKVLAIIANYKMPASIDSLDCRTCAVIGNGFAIKNSSLGGIINEYDVVIRLNDAPVRGYEDDVGNKTTMRLFYPESASYNPSMHNDPDTLMVLVPFKQQDLRWLKEILYDEKRVRKGFWKPPPQIWLGSTSRIRVLDPHFLHGTASSLLQIPLHPKRKQKPVHPTTGILAVFVALNYCDVVHIAGFGYPASKNQKYPIHYYGYDTMKSMKDSYHDLTHEAEALKKLEDSGAIMYLHPHS from the exons ATGAAGATGTCCCTAAAGACTGCTAAAA CATGGTGCTTTAGACTGATCGCTATTGTTCTGTTCTTCGTCTCCTACTACTGCTCCCATGTCTTCCTCCAGAG CTATGGAGGCACCAGCAAGTCTCCTCCAACTCCGAGCAAGTCACTGTGTGGTGGCTGGCTAAAGCAGAAGTGGGAGAGCCTCAATTTTAA CATTAGCAGACAAACACAGCTCTTCTTCAAACTGGATGATTTCTTCTGGCGACATAATCAGTCCACTCTTGCATTACCCTACGGTATTAAAGGCAGTG aGTTGCTGCTGCTGAAGGTTTTAGCCATTATTGCCAATTACAAAATGCCGGCCAGCATTGATAG TCTAGACTGCAGAACGTGTGCAGTCATAGGAAATGGGTTTGCCATTAAAAACAGCTCCTTGGGCGGCATCATCAACGAGTACGACGTGGTGATCCG GCTAAATGACGCCCCCGTCAGAGGTTATGAGGACGACGTGGGGAACAAGACCACTATGCGTCTCTTCTACCCTGAGTCGGCCTCCTACAACCCCAGCATGCACAATGACCCCGACACCCTCATGGTCCTAGTGCCTTTCAAACAGCAGGACCTCCGCTGGCTCAAGGAGATCCTGTACGACGAGAAGAGG gtgaGGAAGGGTTTCTGGAAGCCCCCTCCACAGATCTGGCTAGGCAGTACCAGTCGCATCCGGGTGCTGGACCCTCACTTCCTGCATGGGACGGCCAGCAGTCTGCTACAAATCCCCCTTCACCCAAAGAGAAAACAG AAACCAGTACACCCCACCACAGGGATCCTAGCCGTGTTTGTGGCACTCAACTACTGTGACGTGGTGCACATAGCTGGGTTTGGATATCCAGCATCCAAAAACCAGAAGTATCCTATACACTACTATGGATATGACACTATGAAATCCATGAAG GATTCCTACCACGACCTTACCCATGAAGCAGAAGCCTTAAAAAAACTAGAGGATTCGGGGGCTATCATGTACTTACACCCTCACTCatga